One window of Halorarum salinum genomic DNA carries:
- a CDS encoding right-handed parallel beta-helix repeat-containing protein, giving the protein MKRRALLAAAAGASVGLAGCGGREPESEPEPWGEPPPADRPNLDDVADAWGIDEVVDLEEHGVDPFGTEPIEGTLEEVAADGRLLYLPPGRYRLEETWEFTEFDSFGLVSDGATVVPEEGFDDEVIELGAPGTASRLLVEGLRFDFRADRTGGRPIVARVDDDLLLRDVSVSGRQDVDTDTVRVDVASPDGVGRIERLRLPDGAVAMRPGITGCEVGDDTRGDLTFADCHVEGFSDNGLYADPPEGRVRVLGGYYANNDVASVRVNADAGSIVRGVHVRCDEPRQRFENMRGIRLRGGDDVLVEDCLVEMLAVTESDGGVTFSTELTSATMRDSHVHVDADGVNAIRIKHAQESRGLFGRGGSFRVENVTVTGSAATGAAIQANERDDCVFEGLCVHQTGRNRTGVSATRVNGAIRDAHFAVTDRPYRFTNSNIETTDVSVRRLRESGARSRGGCGT; this is encoded by the coding sequence ATGAAGAGGCGAGCGCTGCTAGCGGCCGCCGCGGGAGCGTCGGTCGGGCTCGCCGGCTGCGGCGGCAGGGAGCCGGAGTCGGAGCCGGAGCCGTGGGGGGAGCCGCCGCCCGCCGACCGACCGAACCTGGACGACGTCGCCGACGCGTGGGGGATCGACGAGGTGGTCGACCTCGAGGAGCACGGGGTCGACCCGTTCGGCACGGAGCCCATCGAGGGGACCCTGGAGGAGGTCGCCGCCGACGGCCGGCTCCTGTATCTCCCGCCGGGCCGGTACCGGCTCGAGGAGACCTGGGAGTTCACCGAGTTCGACTCGTTCGGCCTCGTCTCCGACGGGGCGACCGTCGTCCCGGAGGAGGGGTTCGACGACGAGGTGATCGAACTCGGGGCGCCCGGCACCGCCTCCCGCCTGCTCGTCGAGGGGCTCCGGTTCGACTTCCGCGCGGACCGGACGGGCGGCCGGCCGATCGTCGCCCGCGTCGACGACGACCTCCTCCTGCGGGACGTCTCGGTCAGCGGGCGACAGGACGTCGACACGGACACCGTCCGCGTGGACGTCGCGAGTCCCGACGGCGTCGGGCGGATCGAACGGCTCCGTCTGCCCGACGGCGCGGTGGCGATGCGGCCGGGCATCACCGGCTGTGAGGTGGGCGACGACACGCGCGGGGATCTCACGTTCGCCGACTGTCACGTCGAGGGGTTCTCGGACAACGGCCTCTACGCCGACCCCCCGGAGGGCCGCGTCCGTGTGCTCGGCGGCTACTACGCCAACAACGACGTCGCGAGCGTGCGCGTGAACGCCGACGCCGGCAGCATCGTCCGCGGCGTCCACGTCAGGTGCGACGAGCCCCGTCAGAGGTTCGAGAACATGCGCGGCATCCGCCTCCGCGGCGGCGACGACGTCCTCGTCGAGGACTGTCTCGTCGAGATGCTCGCGGTGACCGAGAGCGACGGGGGAGTGACGTTCTCCACGGAACTGACGTCGGCGACGATGCGCGACAGCCACGTCCACGTCGACGCCGACGGCGTCAACGCCATCCGCATCAAGCACGCGCAGGAGTCCAGGGGCCTCTTCGGCCGCGGGGGCTCCTTCCGCGTCGAGAACGTGACGGTCACCGGGTCGGCCGCGACCGGCGCCGCGATCCAGGCGAATGAGCGCGACGACTGCGTGTTCGAGGGGCTCTGCGTCCACCAGACCGGCCGGAACCGCACGGGCGTCAGCGCGACCCGGGTGAACGGCGCCATCCGCGACGCCCACTTCGCGGTCACCGACAGGCCGTACCGCTTCACGAACTCCAACATCGAGACGACCGACGTCTCCGTGCGGCGCCTCCGCGAGTCCGGAGCCCGGTCCCGGGGGGGCTGTGGGACATGA